From Triticum urartu cultivar G1812 chromosome 2, Tu2.1, whole genome shotgun sequence, a single genomic window includes:
- the LOC125541439 gene encoding putative syntaxin-131 isoform X2 — protein MSTGHAYPGTLDPSTLSIITALKMKLKERKKDLENLGKAIQEEYIEVVQSRIFTVTGVKLSDEVIRVIDTSSIMQMFEHRVHGIGPEQASAIGEEIKECRAAAMDLGKKAVEVQKNFREMLALVKAQEKIVKALSQVR, from the exons ATGTCAACCGGTCATGCATATCCAGGGACCCTGGATCCGTCAACACTGTCCATCATCAC GGCACTGAAGATGAAGCTTAAGGAAAGAAAGAAAGATCTTGAG AATCTGGGAAAAGCTATCCAAGAAGAGTACATAGAAGTGGTTCAGAGCAGGATTTTCACAG TCACCGGAGTAAAGCTCTCTGATGAG GTGATTCGCGTGATCGACACCAGCAGCATCATGCAGATGTTTGAGCACAGAGTTCATGGAATAGGTCCAGAGCAG GCCAGCGCCATAGGGGAGGAAATCAAGGAGTGCCGTGCTGCGGCCATGGATCTCGGCAAGAAGGCTGTTGAGGTGCAAAAG AATTTCAGGGAGATGCTGGCGCTTGTCAAGGCGCAGGAGAAAATAGTCAAGGCACTGAGTCAG GTCCGTTAG
- the LOC125541439 gene encoding putative syntaxin-131 isoform X1: MSTGHAYPGTLDPSTLSIITALKMKLKERKKDLENLGKAIQEEYIEVVQSRIFTVTGVKLSDEVIRVIDTSSIMQMFEHRVHGIGPEQASAIGEEIKECRAAAMDLGKKAVEVQKNFREMLALVKAQEKIVKALSQVDPWLPSHFACQSHLPDRYMFVDVPGS, translated from the exons ATGTCAACCGGTCATGCATATCCAGGGACCCTGGATCCGTCAACACTGTCCATCATCAC GGCACTGAAGATGAAGCTTAAGGAAAGAAAGAAAGATCTTGAG AATCTGGGAAAAGCTATCCAAGAAGAGTACATAGAAGTGGTTCAGAGCAGGATTTTCACAG TCACCGGAGTAAAGCTCTCTGATGAG GTGATTCGCGTGATCGACACCAGCAGCATCATGCAGATGTTTGAGCACAGAGTTCATGGAATAGGTCCAGAGCAG GCCAGCGCCATAGGGGAGGAAATCAAGGAGTGCCGTGCTGCGGCCATGGATCTCGGCAAGAAGGCTGTTGAGGTGCAAAAG AATTTCAGGGAGATGCTGGCGCTTGTCAAGGCGCAGGAGAAAATAGTCAAGGCACTGAGTCAGGTCGATCCGTGGCTCCCTTCTCATTTCGCCTGCCAGTCTCATTTACCTGATCGATATATGTTTGTGGATGTGCCTGGGAGCTAA